The DNA sequence ACGGCGAGACGGAGAACTGCAGCGCAGGGAGCAGAGCGCAGGCCTGCAACCATCGTACAAACAACTCCTTGTCCGGGAACGCTCCCTGGGAGAACGACGCATCGCCGTAAGCGTTTCCGCCGATCATGTCTGGCAAGACGAACGGGTAACCGAGGAGACCGAGGGTCAAGGTGATCGGGATGACCGTTTGAAGGCCGCCCTCCTCCGACTCCCAGGCAGTCCATCGGTCAAAGACACGGGTAAAAATGGGGAGGGATTGTGTGTTCCAGGCAACTCGGACTTCTTGGCGTCGCCGGTTGGGGTCGGACTGGTGAGCCAGCTCTGCCCAGCCCTTGCTGTAGACGCCTGGATTCTGCATGAAGCTGTACGTCTCGGGTGTCTCAGGTACAAACATCGCTTCCCCTGCATGGTAAGATAGGAGAGGTATAGATTGATGAGCTCACAAAACCAGCGAATAAAGCTTCAAGAATGtgtgttttaaacaaaaattGATCTATGTGAAAAGAAAGTCTCCTTCACTCAAAACGCATCCGTTTAAACTTTCAACCATGCCACACACACCCATAGacttttaaaagaaaagaaagaaaaaagataagaagaagaaaatacaaGTAAGAAGGGTAAGAACAAGACAAGGTAAAAGGAAAAGGTAAAGGTAATCCAATCatcatatttgtgaccctccaccacgaaatgagtcgcatgtcacctcgcgcggttctgcgctaggtttaatataagtccggggagtgtctagtaacagtgtgagggtcaccttagtcacaggcttataactcactcttttctgacacggttttcaccactggatagagcacaaaaaactctttatgcaaatgtaaaaatatgaaaatcatgcaaaggtgacatgcgactcattccgtggtggagggtcacatttggtcaTGGGGGAGAaagatgttagagatctcaactactctcaggccagctttatgagggccgTGCCATCTcttctccctcgctgcctttgccttccccggccctgaatagggtcaggtacccaattccagctgggtggactggggAGCTCTCATaaaaatcgggtatttgtattCGCCCCaggtggggatcgaacccacaaCGTCCAGCATGAGAGGCAAGGGCTCTAATCACTGtgccacaacaaacaaacaaagatagAAGCATACCTGCATCAAACTTGAAGGAGCTGATGTTGTACTTGTTCTTCAAGGCTTCAAGCCTCTCCAGATACCACAGCACAGCCGCCGGATTGGTCACATCCAGCAAAGCCGCCATTTTGCCATTCCACCATCGGACCAGCGCCGGATTCTGACTCCCCCTCGTGCCGACGGCGTAGTGATTCTCCGCAGCCTCTAAGAAAGCTTTGGAGTCGAGACTCATGAAGGGATGGGTCCACAAGGTCACCCGGAACCCCATCTTGTTCAGCTGCTTCACCATCCCGGTCGGGTCTGGAAACTTCTCCAAGTCAAAGTCCAAGTCTCCGTACTTTGCTGACCACATATCGTCAATCTCCAGTTGGGCGGCGGGCAGTTTAAACTTTGTGATGTTGGCGGCAAAGTCTAGGACTTTCTGCTGGGTGATGTCCTTGTTGAACATGGCCCAGGTGGACCACTTGGGATGTGTGAACAGCTTGGTGTCGGGGATCTCTTGGGGGCGGGGAATGAAGCGCTCGGACATGTACTCAAAGATGGTGCGAGCGTTGGTGGCGTGGCAGATGGTGTAGTTCAGCGTTGGGGGCGCACCCGCGACGCTTCTGTAGCGCCCGTCATCATACCTGCAAATTGGTATTATTTCCTTATCATTTTgctaattattattatttccttATCATTTTGCAAATTATATTTCCTTATCATTTTGCAAATTATATTTCCTTATCATTTTGCAAATTATTATTCTTTGCTTATCATttcaaattattattattttcttatCATTTTgctaattattattatttccttATCATTTTGCAAATTATTATCATTTCCATatcattttattttcaatttcCACATCTATACAACTGGACTTTTGGACAAACTTTCGACTCCTGCCATCATTGTAGAAACAACATACACAGATAAATGAACACATTTTATAGTTGAGACTGACATAGAGCGGCCTTACAAGGACCTTACAAAACCATCACATCCTTTTAACCCTCCAGCCTACACACAAGCACTCACTTGGCAGACAGAGTGGTGGTCGCTCAGAGGGTTGAAACTAACAGAGCGGCACTACTGACTGAGCCATCTTCCCACCCGCCTCCAGCCTACACACAAGCACTCActtggcagacagacagaggcgaTGGTCGCCCAGAGGGTTGAGGCTGACATACAGCGGCGAGTCCTGGGACACGAAGATGCCCACACCCTTGGAACTAAAGAAGAGTCGTTCCAGCACACCGCCCACTGAGTGTCCGTGGATCCCCACATCGGCCGACATGTACACAGACGTTGCCAGCTGGGCCTTCTCCAGCGGCCAGGGCTGAATGTGACAGAAATAGGCTTGATTATTCATGGCACTGAGTATCAAGCTACTCATTAAAATTTTGGCTAGCTGGAAAATTGGGAAAGGGTGCATGCAGaccaaataacttttaaaaagaCACATCAAGTCACCTATTTTGTGCATTTTCTGGTAACCAACCCTGAATGCTGTAACAGTAAGAAAACTTACATACTTCTCCCAAACATTGATTCCATTCACAGGTCAGACTTACCAAGCTGAGTTTTTTCTGTAGCAACAATATTGTTACAATATTTCTAGCCCTGTAATAACATTAAAATGCCTTTTACAACAATCTACTTTTCAGGCTACACCTTGATTGTAAAGAATTAAAACTCAGGTCAACTTTCAGCTGAACCCCTGCGAGCAAATTGGAAAACCTTGGATTTGTCCTGAAAAATAAACTTAAAATTAAGAAATTAATAATAAAAATCTCACCTAAAACCTGTTCACCTTCGACTATTAAGAGGTGCACTATTAAGATGGCTTTCAAAAGAGAGATTAAGTCAGTACATGATTCAGCAAGTTACATGACAGTTTAATTCTCACCTGGCTGAAAGACTCGTAGCCACCGTACCAGTGAGCTCCACTCATGTCAAAGCAGTCCTTGACCTCTTGGCTCGGACAGCGCAGACCTTCGCGCACAATGTGATAACACTCCGCTAAAGTTGTCGTCTCGTACGTGACCCTGATTCTCTGGTTGTGTTCCTCCTCTATGCAGCCCGTGTTGTACTCTTTCTCGGACGGGCAGTAATCCATACGGTCAATCATGGTTTTTCCAAAGTCCATGCTATCCGGTCGTGGGTGACCAAAGTCAAAGTGACCTGAGAGGAGAGGTTCGCCTCCATAGGTCGTAAAGCGGAAGTCAAGGTCACCTGTCACCTGAAAAGTCA is a window from the Littorina saxatilis isolate snail1 linkage group LG10, US_GU_Lsax_2.0, whole genome shotgun sequence genome containing:
- the LOC138978837 gene encoding myogenesis-regulating glycosidase-like, producing MADRHQTVTIEKQWLQRVAVVVPLLSAFLYLSFIMLFGPCTMSLPGFKVTGDLDFRFTTYGGEPLLSGHFDFGHPRPDSMDFGKTMIDRMDYCPSEKEYNTGCIEEEHNQRIRVTYETTTLAECYHIVREGLRCPSQEVKDCFDMSGAHWYGGYESFSQPWPLEKAQLATSVYMSADVGIHGHSVGGVLERLFFSSKGVGIFVSQDSPLYVSLNPLGDHRLCLSAKYDDGRYRSVAGAPPTLNYTICHATNARTIFEYMSERFIPRPQEIPDTKLFTHPKWSTWAMFNKDITQQKVLDFAANITKFKLPAAQLEIDDMWSAKYGDLDFDLEKFPDPTGMVKQLNKMGFRVTLWTHPFMSLDSKAFLEAAENHYAVGTRGSQNPALVRWWNGKMAALLDVTNPAAVLWYLERLEALKNKYNISSFKFDAGEAMFVPETPETYSFMQNPGVYSKGWAELAHQSDPNRRRQEVRVAWNTQSLPIFTRVFDRWTAWESEEGGLQTVIPITLTLGLLGYPFVLPDMIGGNAYGDASFSQGAFPDKELFVRWLQACALLPALQFSVSPWIYDNEVIAITQKYVKLHESYAPTIINLAREAITTGRPIIRPLWWIDPQDEVALTISSQFLLGDDVMVAPVMVKGARRRDVYVTLGKWKDLLRDQVITGPTWLREYEVHLDELPVFERIV